A portion of the Apus apus isolate bApuApu2 chromosome 3, bApuApu2.pri.cur, whole genome shotgun sequence genome contains these proteins:
- the NEK2 gene encoding serine/threonine-protein kinase Nek2, translating into MPGRPGDYEVLHAIGAGSYGRCRKVRRKADGKVSRGRRGCQSEKQMLVSEVNLLRELRHPNIVRYYDRIIDRTNTTLYIVMEYCDGGDLASLIARCIKERHYLEESFVLRVLTQLTLALKECHRRSDGGVTVHRDLKPANVFLDGKQNVKLGDFGLARILHHDTSFAKTFVGTPYYMSPEQVNYMSYNEKSDIWSLGCLLYELCALSPPFRAYNQKELAEKIREGKFRRIPYRYSEQLNGLLKEMLNVKDYCRPSVEDILQHPLIADLVIEEQRQISDKRGWRSWEPERLQHSDAAVNELKRKEQQLQEREQAIKEREQRLEQRERELCVRERLAEDKLARAENLMRNYNLYQQPKTLTCADGPDNALLLPFSTTKKKVHFDRSEENAVPPVNLENCPVSKGKHSDLKKRLYAANLRAQALSELEKNYQLKSRQILGMR; encoded by the exons ATGCCCGGCCGCCCCGGCGACTACGAGGTGCTGCACGCCATCGGCGCCGGCTCCTACGGCAGGTGCCGCAAGGTGCGCCGCAAGGCTGACGGCAAGGTGagccgggggcggcgggggtgCC agtCAGAGAAGCAAATGCTTGTTTCGGAGGTGAACTTGCTTCGCGAGCTCAGGCATCCCAATATTGTCCGGTATTACGATCGGATCATCGACAGGACCAACACAACCCTGTACATCGTCATGGAGTACTGTGACGGGGGTGACCTGGCCAGCTTAATTGCGAGGTGCATCAAAGAAAG GCATTACTTGGAAGAAAGCTTTGTTCTTCGAGTGTTGACTCAGTTGACGTTAGCCTTGAAGGAATGTCACAGGCGGAGTGATGGTGGAGTTACTGTGCATCGTGACCTAAAGCCAGCAAATGTCTTTCTAGATGGGAAGCAGAATGTGAAACTTGGAGACTTTGGACTTGCTAGAATTTTGCACCATGACACCAGCTTTGCCAAAACATTTGTTGGAACTCCGTATTATATGTCTCCA GAGCAAGTGAACTACATGTCATACAATGAAAAATCTGACATCTGGTCTTTAGGGTGTCTCCTGTATGAATTATGTGCTCTCTC GCCTCCATTTAGAGCTTACAACCAAAAAGAGCTGGCAGAAAAGATAAGGGAAGGGAAGTTCCGACGAATACCGTATCGTTACTCGGAGCAGTTGAATGGACTTCTCAAAGAAATGCTGAATGTAAAG GATTACTGTCGACCTTCTGTTGAAGATATTCTGCAGCACCCCTTGATAGCAGACTTGGTGATTGAAGAACAAAGACAAATTTCTGATAAAAGAGGCTGGAGATCATGGGAGCCAGAAAGGCTACAGCATTCAGATGCTGCAGTGAATGAATTGAAACGGAAGGAACAACAATTACAGGAGCGAGAACAAGCcataaaagagagagagcaaCGTTTGGAGC aGAGAGAACGGGAGCTCTGTGTTCGAGAGAGACTGGCAGAGGACAAACTTGCTAG agctgaaaatcTGATGAGGAACTACAATCTCTACCAACAGCCGAAGACATTAACTTGTGCAGATGGTCCAG aTAACGCACTCCTGCTCCCCTTTTCTACAACCAAGAAGAAAGTACACTTTgacagaagtgaagaaaatgcTGTGCCTCCTGTTAATTTAGAAAACTGTCCTGTTTCCAAAGGGAAACATTCTGATCTCAAAAAACGTCTATATGCTGCAAATCTACGGGCTCAAGCACTgtctgaactggaaaaaaactacCAACTAAAGAGCAGACAAATCTTGGGCATGCGCTGA